The Pontibacter pudoricolor genome contains a region encoding:
- a CDS encoding head GIN domain-containing protein: MKNFTANMAIVVSFVLAFALLSGTIIAQDVKGKGNLQTQDRKVANFKGIKVSGGFLVEVKQGKQEGLRIEAEERLMDKIVSEVKNGVLHIYTKGSVNSRKGMKAYITVNELEKVEISGGVKVVGLSTFKAGDFQLDMSGGSNVKLAIDAKKIFSNMSGASKVVLTGRADELKLDMSGASNVDTQELAAKRVKVSASGASKIKVNASETLQINASGASNIAYAGSPKIQAETTAASKISKL, from the coding sequence ATGAAGAATTTTACAGCCAACATGGCCATCGTTGTTTCGTTTGTGCTTGCTTTTGCTTTGCTGAGTGGCACCATTATAGCGCAGGATGTAAAAGGCAAGGGCAACCTGCAGACACAAGACCGTAAGGTAGCCAACTTTAAAGGCATAAAAGTTAGCGGAGGTTTTTTAGTAGAAGTTAAGCAGGGCAAGCAGGAAGGGCTGAGAATAGAAGCTGAAGAAAGACTAATGGATAAAATCGTATCTGAAGTTAAAAATGGCGTGCTGCACATATACACCAAAGGAAGCGTAAACTCCAGAAAAGGCATGAAAGCTTATATTACAGTTAACGAGCTGGAGAAAGTAGAGATAAGCGGCGGTGTAAAAGTGGTTGGTTTATCTACCTTCAAAGCAGGTGATTTTCAGCTTGATATGAGTGGTGGCTCTAACGTGAAGCTGGCTATTGATGCTAAAAAAATATTTTCGAATATGAGCGGTGCCAGCAAAGTAGTGTTAACTGGCCGTGCCGATGAACTAAAGCTCGATATGTCCGGGGCATCCAACGTGGATACGCAGGAACTAGCAGCAAAACGAGTAAAGGTTAGTGCAAGTGGTGCCAGCAAAATAAAAGTAAATGCATCCGAAACATTGCAGATAAACGCTTCCGGAGCATCAAACATCGCTTATGCAGGCTCACCTAAAATTCAGGCTGAAACAACAGCAGCAAGCAAAATCTCTAAACTATAA
- the ribH gene encoding 6,7-dimethyl-8-ribityllumazine synthase, whose amino-acid sequence MATALKNLNEYSTATFADMADKKFGLVVAEWHKEITDALSNGAIETLLKHGAQKENIFRNTVPGSFELTLGAQFLAQHEEIDAVICIGVVIKGDTKHDDYINHAVANGLTNVSLKYNKPVAFGLVTTNNLEQALDRAGGKHGNKGVEAAAAVIHMLSF is encoded by the coding sequence ATGGCTACAGCTTTAAAAAACCTGAACGAGTACAGCACCGCTACCTTCGCCGACATGGCTGACAAGAAATTTGGTCTGGTAGTAGCGGAGTGGCACAAAGAAATAACCGATGCCCTGAGCAATGGCGCTATCGAAACACTGTTAAAGCACGGCGCTCAAAAGGAGAATATATTTAGGAACACTGTGCCGGGCAGTTTTGAGCTTACCTTAGGAGCCCAGTTTTTAGCGCAGCACGAAGAGATTGATGCCGTGATCTGTATAGGTGTGGTAATTAAAGGCGATACCAAACACGACGATTATATTAACCATGCAGTGGCAAACGGTCTTACCAATGTATCGCTGAAGTATAATAAACCTGTTGCCTTTGGCCTGGTAACGACAAATAACCTGGAGCAGGCTTTGGATAGGGCAGGTGGCAAACACGGCAATAAAGGAGTAGAGGCAGCTGCAGCGGTTATTCATATGCTCAGTTTTTAA
- a CDS encoding DUF3575 domain-containing protein codes for MKRILLLTVAAFAIFMGAAQAQSNVFKINILSPVVRTGSVFYERTISEDKSVQLGFFYTGFSVDDTKFSGFGITPEFRKYLSSSEEAPAGFYLAPFLRLQSFKLKVEDSEFTEDNTGGEANLTTFGGGLLIGRQWVFADRFVLDTFLGPSYNAGSAKAKDDSSEENFETGAFSGFGIRTGIALGIKF; via the coding sequence ATGAAGCGAATTTTATTATTAACAGTGGCTGCTTTTGCCATTTTCATGGGAGCTGCACAGGCTCAGAGCAATGTTTTCAAAATCAACATTCTTAGCCCTGTAGTACGTACAGGCTCTGTGTTTTATGAACGCACAATTTCTGAAGACAAGAGTGTTCAGTTAGGCTTCTTCTACACAGGCTTCAGTGTCGATGACACCAAATTCAGTGGCTTCGGTATTACTCCAGAGTTCAGAAAATATCTTTCCAGCTCTGAAGAAGCTCCAGCAGGTTTTTATCTTGCTCCGTTCCTGCGTTTACAGTCCTTCAAACTTAAAGTAGAAGATTCTGAATTTACTGAAGACAACACTGGTGGAGAGGCTAATTTAACAACATTTGGCGGTGGTTTACTAATCGGTCGCCAGTGGGTATTTGCTGATCGCTTTGTGCTTGACACTTTCCTTGGCCCTAGCTACAATGCAGGTAGTGCTAAAGCAAAAGACGATTCTAGTGAAGAAAACTTTGAAACTGGTGCTTTCAGCGGTTTTGGTATTCGTACCGGTATTGCGCTAGGTATCAAGTTCTAA
- a CDS encoding magnesium citrate secondary transporter produces the protein MRTFAHPVFIACLTLFCLNQLLEWQHVYIAPLHSYLDDVLCMPVVLTVALAAERVYFGNYSFVLPLYYSLWAVLLFSIFFELLLPRLSDLYTADVWDVLCYSCGAVLFHFSINKAPRAGN, from the coding sequence ATGAGAACCTTTGCCCATCCGGTTTTTATAGCTTGCCTTACACTTTTCTGCCTGAACCAATTGCTGGAATGGCAACATGTTTATATAGCGCCACTTCATTCCTACCTCGACGATGTGTTATGTATGCCGGTGGTGCTTACAGTGGCATTGGCAGCCGAGCGGGTATACTTTGGCAACTATAGTTTTGTGCTGCCGCTATACTATAGTTTGTGGGCAGTGCTGCTGTTCAGTATATTTTTCGAGCTGTTGCTTCCCCGTTTGTCTGATCTTTACACGGCTGATGTGTGGGATGTGTTGTGCTATAGTTGCGGAGCAGTGTTGTTCCATTTCAGTATTAATAAAGCCCCCCGAGCCGGCAACTGA
- the recF gene encoding DNA replication/repair protein RecF (All proteins in this family for which functions are known are DNA-binding proteins that assist the filamentation of RecA onto DNA for the initiation of recombination or recombinational repair.) codes for MLLENLSLLFFKNYDDASLAFSEHINCFIGDNGSGKTNLLDAIHYLSLTKSAFNSSDAQSIKQGEEFFMVKGKFIVDDTKHTVQVSLKQGQKKTVTHNKVLYEKMSEHIGRFPVVLISPYDTDLIREGSEERRKYFDSLISQLDHTYLEQLIQYNYVLKQRNSLLKQFAERHYYDKDYLHILNEQLVPLGQQLAQEREKFLEMFVPVFQKHYRHISDSSETVTLTYKSQLLGADFAHQLLQNERKDMALQRTTIGPHKDDFVFLMDGNPVKHFGSQGQQKSYVIALKLAHFEVMAERQHHKPLLLLDDIFDRLDEKRITKLMQMVAAHTFGQIFLTDTHLDRTDKILEGLSESIRRFDVKDGVVNLIA; via the coding sequence ATGCTCCTCGAAAATCTGAGTCTGCTGTTTTTTAAGAACTACGACGATGCCTCGCTGGCTTTCTCGGAGCATATAAACTGCTTTATAGGCGACAACGGAAGCGGTAAAACCAACCTCTTAGATGCCATCCACTACCTTTCGCTCACCAAAAGTGCCTTTAACAGCTCCGATGCCCAGAGTATAAAACAAGGCGAAGAGTTTTTTATGGTGAAAGGCAAGTTTATAGTTGATGACACCAAACATACCGTGCAGGTTAGCTTAAAGCAGGGGCAGAAAAAGACAGTAACCCACAACAAGGTGCTGTACGAGAAGATGAGCGAGCATATTGGCCGTTTCCCGGTGGTACTTATCTCGCCTTACGACACCGACCTGATACGCGAAGGCAGCGAGGAGCGCCGCAAGTATTTTGACAGCCTGATCTCACAGCTGGACCATACCTACCTGGAGCAGCTTATACAGTATAACTATGTTCTGAAGCAGCGTAACTCGCTTTTAAAGCAGTTTGCCGAGCGCCACTATTACGACAAAGATTACCTGCACATACTAAACGAGCAGCTTGTACCGCTGGGCCAGCAACTGGCGCAGGAGCGCGAGAAGTTCCTGGAAATGTTTGTGCCGGTTTTCCAGAAGCATTACCGACACATATCAGACAGCTCCGAAACCGTTACGCTCACCTACAAAAGCCAGTTGTTAGGCGCTGACTTTGCCCACCAGCTGCTGCAGAACGAGCGCAAGGATATGGCGCTGCAACGCACAACGATTGGTCCGCATAAAGACGATTTCGTGTTCCTGATGGATGGCAACCCGGTAAAGCATTTTGGCTCGCAGGGCCAGCAGAAAAGCTATGTAATTGCCCTGAAGCTGGCGCATTTTGAAGTAATGGCCGAGCGTCAGCACCACAAACCCCTGCTCCTACTCGACGATATCTTCGACCGCCTTGACGAAAAGCGCATTACCAAGCTCATGCAAATGGTAGCCGCCCACACCTTCGGGCAGATATTTTTAACAGACACCCACCTCGATAGAACAGACAAAATACTCGAAGGCCTCTCAGAAAGTATCCGTAGATTTGATGTGAAGGATGGGGTTGTTAATTTGATTGCTTAA
- a CDS encoding M28 family metallopeptidase: MTLKLKLTRLLVLLTIASLYLATIPATFAQTIVRQDEEIKKMVDELSAANLEALVRKLASFDTRHSLSTIKEKKKGVGAAREWVKAEFEKYAQASGGRMVVELDKYTVKANGQRIPQDVELANVMATLKGTDPNDDRVLIISGHMDSRNTDVMDAKGKAPGANDDGSGVAAVMELARIMASRQFPATIIFVAVTGEEQGLLGARHLAEKAKAQNWNLIAMLNNDMIGNSSSDETELRNNMQVRIFSEGIPFVESEEQARMRRSTNRENDSESRQLARYMKETGERYVDQLEVKLVYRNDRFLRGGDHTPFSQNGFPAIRVCEMNENYRHQHQDVRVENGIQYGDLPEFIDYEYMRKNAALNLASLANLAWAPYAPTKVGINIKNLTNKTDLQWEAPAKGERPAGYYVLMRETSSPVWEKKFFVKDTKVTLPYSKDNYFFAVQSVDAEGHESIPVFPVPVR, from the coding sequence ATGACTTTAAAACTTAAACTCACCCGCTTACTGGTTTTACTAACTATAGCCAGCTTATACCTTGCAACTATACCCGCTACTTTTGCGCAAACTATAGTTCGGCAGGACGAAGAAATTAAAAAGATGGTAGATGAACTGTCTGCTGCAAACCTTGAGGCACTTGTTCGTAAACTGGCTTCATTTGATACACGCCACTCCCTGAGCACTATAAAAGAAAAGAAAAAAGGCGTTGGCGCTGCCCGCGAATGGGTAAAAGCCGAGTTCGAAAAATATGCACAGGCATCCGGTGGCCGCATGGTTGTAGAGCTTGATAAATACACTGTTAAAGCCAACGGACAGCGCATTCCGCAGGATGTGGAACTGGCTAACGTAATGGCTACCCTCAAAGGCACCGACCCGAACGATGACCGTGTACTGATCATAAGTGGGCACATGGACTCGCGTAACACCGATGTAATGGATGCAAAGGGCAAAGCGCCGGGCGCTAACGACGATGGCTCCGGGGTAGCAGCAGTTATGGAGCTGGCCCGCATCATGGCCTCCCGTCAGTTTCCGGCAACTATAATTTTTGTAGCTGTTACCGGCGAAGAGCAGGGTTTATTAGGTGCCCGCCACCTGGCCGAAAAAGCCAAAGCCCAGAACTGGAACCTGATCGCGATGCTGAACAATGATATGATCGGCAACTCCTCATCTGACGAAACAGAGCTGCGCAATAACATGCAGGTGCGTATTTTCAGCGAAGGCATTCCGTTTGTAGAGTCTGAAGAACAGGCACGCATGCGCCGCTCTACCAACCGCGAAAACGACAGCGAAAGCCGCCAGCTGGCCCGCTACATGAAAGAAACCGGCGAGCGTTATGTGGACCAGCTGGAAGTAAAACTGGTATATCGTAACGACCGTTTCCTGCGTGGCGGCGACCACACACCGTTCAGCCAGAATGGTTTTCCGGCCATCAGGGTTTGTGAAATGAACGAGAATTATCGCCACCAGCACCAGGACGTGCGCGTAGAAAACGGCATCCAGTACGGTGACCTGCCCGAGTTTATAGACTATGAGTACATGCGCAAAAATGCAGCCCTTAACCTGGCCTCGCTGGCAAACCTGGCCTGGGCACCTTACGCACCAACCAAAGTAGGTATAAACATCAAAAACCTGACAAACAAAACAGACCTGCAATGGGAAGCCCCGGCAAAAGGCGAACGACCAGCTGGCTATTATGTGCTGATGCGCGAAACCAGCAGCCCTGTCTGGGAAAAGAAATTTTTTGTGAAGGATACGAAAGTTACATTGCCTTACTCTAAAGATAACTACTTCTTTGCGGTGCAGTCTGTTGATGCCGAAGGCCATGAAAGCATCCCGGTTTTCCCGGTGCCGGTGCGCTAA
- a CDS encoding acyl-CoA thioesterase, which produces MTEPAFRPVSYSRTTLTELMIPSYANFGGKIHGGILLSLMDKVAYACAAKHAGNYCVTVTVDGVHFLQPVEVQELVSLMASVNYVGNTSLMVGIKVIAENVKTGLVKHTNTSYFTMVAKGDDDKPTQVPGLLLENHDDTRRFLEAIKRRELAQRYQSEFTEAKTRLAVEQELYRLQGERCKLAY; this is translated from the coding sequence ATGACCGAACCCGCTTTCCGGCCTGTCTCCTATTCACGCACCACGCTTACCGAGCTTATGATCCCGAGCTATGCCAACTTTGGTGGTAAAATTCATGGTGGTATTCTGCTCTCTTTGATGGATAAAGTGGCTTATGCCTGTGCAGCCAAGCATGCTGGTAATTACTGCGTAACAGTTACAGTGGATGGCGTACATTTTTTGCAGCCCGTGGAAGTGCAGGAACTGGTTTCGCTGATGGCCTCGGTGAATTACGTAGGCAACACGTCTTTGATGGTAGGCATAAAAGTGATTGCTGAGAATGTGAAGACCGGCCTCGTGAAGCACACTAATACTTCTTACTTTACCATGGTGGCCAAAGGCGACGACGACAAGCCTACCCAGGTGCCCGGTCTCCTGTTAGAAAACCATGACGATACCCGCCGCTTTCTGGAGGCAATAAAACGTCGTGAACTGGCTCAGCGCTACCAATCTGAATTTACAGAAGCCAAAACCAGACTTGCCGTAGAGCAGGAACTATACCGGCTGCAGGGCGAACGCTGTAAGCTGGCTTATTAG
- a CDS encoding zinc-ribbon domain-containing protein codes for MSDNILTIVCAHCGANLPAGTTVCTACGKPIPQKKWYSLKGLNAAEIFLAVLGALMLLVGLIAV; via the coding sequence ATGTCCGATAATATCTTAACTATAGTTTGTGCGCATTGCGGTGCTAACCTACCTGCCGGCACTACAGTCTGCACTGCCTGTGGTAAGCCGATCCCACAAAAAAAATGGTATAGCCTGAAAGGGTTAAATGCAGCCGAAATATTCCTGGCAGTGTTGGGTGCTTTAATGTTACTGGTTGGGCTAATAGCGGTATAG
- a CDS encoding tetratricopeptide repeat protein produces the protein MAKETLKKHSEFEELVENPDALADRLVHTDDFVKKNKSILLGVFAAIAAIVVAGFLYYNHRTTQNQEAQDSMFQAVYYFEADSLNKALNGDGQYKGFTAIADEYSGTDAGNLANFYAGVALLKTGKFAEAQNHLEEFESDDYLLQARAYSLIGDALLEQGKNKEAADQYMKAANHNANEFFSPQYIMKAGIAYEADNNYKAAAEAYDKIVKDYVTAAELNDAKKYKARAEALAGGAN, from the coding sequence ATGGCAAAAGAAACATTAAAGAAACACAGCGAGTTTGAGGAGCTGGTTGAGAATCCGGATGCGTTGGCAGATCGCCTGGTGCATACGGACGATTTCGTAAAGAAAAACAAATCAATTCTGCTTGGTGTGTTTGCCGCCATTGCCGCTATTGTTGTTGCAGGCTTTTTATACTATAACCACCGCACTACCCAAAACCAGGAAGCGCAGGACTCTATGTTCCAGGCGGTTTATTACTTCGAAGCTGATTCCCTGAACAAAGCACTGAACGGTGACGGTCAGTACAAAGGCTTTACAGCAATTGCAGATGAGTACAGCGGAACAGATGCCGGTAACCTGGCAAATTTCTACGCTGGTGTAGCGCTTTTAAAAACAGGCAAGTTCGCAGAGGCTCAGAATCATTTAGAAGAATTTGAGTCTGATGATTACCTGTTGCAGGCGCGCGCTTATAGCTTAATTGGTGATGCGTTGTTAGAGCAGGGCAAAAACAAGGAAGCAGCAGACCAGTACATGAAAGCGGCTAACCATAATGCCAACGAGTTCTTTTCGCCACAGTACATTATGAAAGCTGGTATCGCTTACGAAGCCGATAACAACTATAAGGCAGCTGCCGAAGCATACGACAAGATCGTAAAAGACTACGTAACAGCAGCTGAACTGAACGATGCTAAAAAATACAAGGCGCGTGCTGAAGCATTAGCCGGAGGCGCTAACTAA
- a CDS encoding DUF721 domain-containing protein, with the protein MRYYKKKEEIAKRKAGTQTIGESIKGLLQAYRLEGKLNEVNLVQRWEEFMGKPIAMKTQELFFQDGKLFVRLTSAPLKHELNMSKSKVVELLNRAAGHEVVKDVVFL; encoded by the coding sequence GTGCGCTACTACAAGAAGAAGGAAGAGATTGCGAAGCGAAAAGCGGGCACACAAACTATAGGCGAAAGTATAAAAGGGCTTTTACAAGCTTACCGCCTCGAAGGCAAGCTAAATGAAGTAAACCTAGTGCAACGCTGGGAAGAATTCATGGGCAAACCCATAGCCATGAAAACGCAGGAGCTTTTTTTCCAGGATGGAAAACTGTTTGTACGCTTAACCTCTGCCCCACTAAAGCATGAACTCAACATGAGCAAAAGCAAAGTAGTTGAATTACTTAACCGCGCTGCCGGCCACGAAGTGGTGAAGGATGTGGTTTTCCTATAG
- the pdhA gene encoding pyruvate dehydrogenase (acetyl-transferring) E1 component subunit alpha yields the protein MATKEKASAKSAKAKVQAEPKFSKETYMWWFENMKLIRRFEEKTGQLYGQQKIKGFCHLYIGQEACVAGAVTALEKGDKWITAYRDHAHPLALGTDPGAVMAEMFAKVTGCSKGKGGSMHIFDKEVNFVGGHGIVGGQVPLGAGLAFAEKYNKTGKLCICYMGDGAVRQGAFHEALNMAMSWKLPVIFVIENNGYAMGTSVSRTSNVQDLYKLGSAYDMPSFPVDAMSVENVHTAVAEAAERARAGEGPTLLEFRTYRYKGHSMSDPAKYRTKEELEDYKGRDSIEAVAATILKNGWATEEELEQIDEKIKARVMDAVNFAEESPYPDPSELYTDIYVEPDYPYVMD from the coding sequence ATGGCTACGAAAGAAAAGGCAAGCGCGAAATCGGCGAAAGCAAAGGTACAGGCTGAGCCAAAGTTTTCAAAGGAAACATATATGTGGTGGTTTGAGAACATGAAACTCATCCGCCGCTTCGAAGAAAAGACAGGCCAGTTATATGGTCAGCAAAAAATCAAAGGTTTCTGCCACTTATACATTGGCCAGGAGGCTTGTGTGGCTGGCGCAGTTACCGCTCTTGAGAAAGGCGATAAGTGGATCACAGCTTACCGCGACCACGCGCACCCGCTTGCACTGGGTACCGACCCGGGCGCTGTAATGGCTGAAATGTTTGCAAAAGTTACCGGTTGCTCTAAAGGCAAAGGTGGTTCTATGCACATCTTCGATAAGGAAGTAAACTTTGTTGGAGGCCATGGTATAGTTGGCGGACAGGTGCCGCTTGGTGCTGGTCTGGCATTTGCCGAAAAATATAACAAGACAGGCAAGCTTTGCATTTGCTACATGGGCGATGGCGCTGTGCGTCAGGGTGCTTTTCACGAGGCGCTTAACATGGCCATGAGCTGGAAACTACCTGTGATTTTCGTGATCGAGAACAACGGTTACGCGATGGGTACTTCCGTATCGCGTACATCAAACGTGCAGGATCTTTACAAACTGGGTTCTGCGTATGATATGCCATCGTTCCCGGTTGATGCCATGAGCGTTGAAAACGTGCATACTGCCGTAGCTGAAGCTGCTGAGCGTGCCCGTGCCGGCGAAGGACCAACGTTGCTTGAGTTCAGAACTTACCGCTACAAAGGCCACTCTATGTCGGACCCTGCCAAGTACAGAACCAAAGAAGAACTGGAAGACTACAAAGGCCGCGACTCGATAGAAGCTGTTGCTGCAACTATACTTAAAAATGGCTGGGCTACAGAGGAAGAACTGGAGCAGATAGACGAAAAAATAAAAGCAAGAGTAATGGATGCCGTTAATTTTGCAGAAGAATCTCCTTACCCGGACCCATCTGAGTTATACACAGATATTTACGTGGAACCGGACTACCCTTACGTAATGGACTAA
- a CDS encoding rhomboid family intramembrane serine protease yields MEDTLAAELAMLDTAQLLNLLQSREQYEPEITLAVIAELENRDIQVPNLEDIKHYTQAVYEAKLEQENRPKTIAEKVKDFLQVLVPQPGYYITPILLNINLLVFIVMVLAGISFISPQAGQLFAVGGNYGPYTLSGQWWRLLTSTFIHAGIIHLLLNMLALVSVGRQLEVMLGRVPFLISYLLCGLSGSLVSTWWDGTRVGVGASGAIFGMFGLLLVVMALEQKLSWKDKRAMLGNLGFVIAINLGFGMTDGIDNAAHAGGLVAGLILGAVLMLRSKRLVTANYSLTGNAIMAGAGLVLVIVAYNLIPFNGQKRYLYTMDQIVQKETIALQPLQQISEVGENASASEFVPKVEAGIKLWEEAEVMLEEIEDVDGKEKDRVLVMLDYVRLRKKSYEMLRDDLQNDRELLNPKQQQILWAIDGYVNALRQGKESEVVDKTLHDVSEATENTLGTDNPPGKALLVVDGVKVGLIGEGEMPAQAAGLKENDIDNITILKNKQALEAFGEEAANGAVVIKTK; encoded by the coding sequence ATGGAAGATACCCTTGCTGCCGAGTTGGCTATGCTTGACACTGCGCAGTTATTAAACCTGTTGCAGTCCCGCGAGCAGTACGAGCCCGAAATTACTCTCGCCGTTATAGCAGAACTGGAAAACCGAGATATACAGGTGCCCAACCTGGAAGACATTAAACACTATACGCAGGCAGTATATGAGGCAAAACTGGAGCAGGAAAATCGACCTAAAACTATAGCAGAAAAGGTAAAAGACTTTCTGCAGGTGCTTGTGCCGCAGCCCGGGTACTACATTACGCCTATCCTGTTAAACATAAATCTCCTGGTGTTTATAGTTATGGTGCTGGCCGGCATCAGTTTTATAAGTCCGCAGGCGGGGCAGCTTTTTGCGGTAGGGGGCAACTATGGGCCTTATACCTTGTCGGGGCAGTGGTGGCGGTTGCTTACCAGCACATTTATACATGCCGGCATCATACACCTGTTGTTAAATATGCTGGCGCTGGTAAGCGTAGGGCGTCAGCTGGAAGTAATGTTGGGCCGTGTACCGTTCCTGATCTCTTACCTGTTGTGCGGTTTGTCCGGCAGCCTTGTAAGTACCTGGTGGGATGGTACCAGAGTAGGAGTGGGGGCATCGGGAGCAATTTTCGGGATGTTTGGCTTACTGCTGGTAGTAATGGCACTGGAGCAGAAACTGTCATGGAAAGATAAAAGGGCCATGCTGGGTAACCTGGGATTTGTGATAGCCATTAACCTGGGCTTCGGGATGACGGATGGTATAGACAATGCGGCGCATGCAGGCGGTCTGGTAGCCGGGCTTATTCTGGGGGCGGTGCTTATGCTGCGCTCAAAGCGCTTGGTTACGGCAAACTATAGTTTAACAGGCAATGCTATAATGGCTGGCGCCGGGCTTGTTTTGGTTATAGTTGCTTACAACCTTATTCCGTTTAACGGGCAGAAGCGCTACCTGTATACCATGGACCAGATTGTTCAGAAAGAAACTATAGCGCTACAACCATTGCAGCAGATTTCGGAGGTTGGTGAAAATGCCAGCGCCAGCGAATTTGTGCCTAAAGTAGAAGCCGGAATAAAACTATGGGAGGAAGCTGAGGTAATGCTGGAAGAAATAGAAGATGTGGACGGAAAAGAAAAAGACCGTGTACTGGTAATGCTGGATTATGTGCGCCTGCGTAAAAAATCGTATGAAATGCTGCGCGATGACCTGCAGAACGACCGTGAACTGTTAAACCCGAAGCAGCAACAGATTTTGTGGGCCATAGATGGTTATGTAAATGCATTGCGGCAAGGCAAAGAAAGCGAAGTAGTAGATAAAACCTTACATGATGTATCTGAAGCTACAGAGAATACTTTAGGAACAGATAATCCGCCGGGGAAAGCACTTTTGGTAGTAGATGGAGTTAAAGTTGGCCTTATAGGAGAGGGTGAAATGCCAGCTCAGGCAGCAGGCCTTAAAGAAAATGATATCGACAATATTACAATCCTTAAGAACAAACAAGCCCTGGAGGCCTTTGGAGAGGAAGCTGCTAACGGCGCTGTCGTGATCAAAACAAAGTAA
- the bla gene encoding subclass B1 metallo-beta-lactamase: protein MMKRLLYLMLFLLPLHPLQAQEQQLQVTKIAPDVYVHTSYKMLDGVLFPSHGLLISTTDGVVMIDTGWGNEPTQQLLSWIKTNLKQPVKMCIVTHAHNDRIGGIGLLQQNNIIVFGSEQTATLASAQNAGTIDSSLPLDKELTIGDRKLIVYYPGAGHTADNLVVYLPKQKILFGGCLVKDAQATNLGNTADADLTNWPHAIKAVQQRFPKAKTVIPSHGPWGGPTALTHTLKLLENR, encoded by the coding sequence ATGATGAAGCGATTGCTATACCTGATGTTGTTCCTGTTGCCATTGCATCCGTTGCAGGCGCAGGAGCAACAATTACAGGTTACCAAAATAGCACCAGACGTTTACGTGCACACCTCTTACAAAATGCTGGATGGTGTTCTGTTTCCGTCGCATGGCTTGCTGATTTCTACGACTGATGGCGTGGTGATGATAGATACCGGTTGGGGAAATGAGCCAACACAACAACTGCTTAGTTGGATAAAAACCAACCTGAAACAACCTGTTAAAATGTGTATTGTAACGCATGCCCACAACGATCGCATTGGTGGAATTGGGTTATTGCAGCAAAACAACATTATTGTTTTTGGTTCTGAACAGACAGCTACGTTAGCTTCAGCACAAAATGCAGGAACTATAGATTCTTCCCTGCCTCTTGATAAAGAATTAACTATAGGTGATAGGAAACTGATAGTGTATTACCCCGGCGCAGGCCATACTGCTGATAACCTGGTTGTTTACCTGCCAAAACAGAAAATACTATTTGGCGGATGTTTAGTGAAAGATGCGCAGGCCACTAACCTGGGCAACACTGCCGACGCAGACCTGACTAACTGGCCACATGCTATTAAAGCCGTGCAGCAGCGCTTCCCGAAAGCGAAAACTGTTATTCCGAGCCATGGCCCATGGGGTGGCCCAACTGCTCTAACCCACACCCTGAAACTTCTGGAAAATCGCTAA